From a region of the Pochonia chlamydosporia 170 chromosome Unknown PCv3seq00015, whole genome shotgun sequence genome:
- a CDS encoding PFS domain-containing protein (similar to Eutypa lata UCREL1 XP_007793754.1), translating into MSGQIKTRLNHDAYNVALICPLEVELSAARYMLDEEHDRLPNRSQGTGSATTVATHLSRTFPKIQLRLLVGIGGGVPNEKNDIRLGDVVVSAPRGTLGGVVEYDLGKQTPLGFERKGFLCPPPTEWRGVITTIKSNHRTNSNRISEFLSDMFQKFPRLVEYWRPQPDMDILFQPDYLHDRQETTCANCDKSRVVNRPERQADEPVIFYGLIASGNHSGGALCFEMEAAGLMNDFQCIVIRGIADYSDSHKNDVWHPYAAATAAALAKEILSYMDAVGTNEQFFEIARPASHFTAQPRMDRIRNLNPNIPDERQRLYKLFLESLAPGNPTQDDTYAAAARHFSEHMLWRFTPSGSWRLWMQKYIQGGYPINIRDYDGKAPLHHAVETQYERREKVQSLVLAGADYAMKDYMGQTPVDAASLTDQSIFAYLLTSLPRDISSNNIIITKPETADDFKGVLIDLDQAKVRDSGPSEARHQTGTMQFMVIEVLRKADHTYRHDLESVLLRHATYIPCTVPATSDKIQRPTPLNGHRVRVGAVAGSLSARHTPLLSAGHGWGRIPSYLGQRRMR; encoded by the exons ATGTCTGGCCAAATCAAGACACGACTCAACCACGATGCATATAACGTCGCTCTTATATGTCCCCTTGAGGTTGAATTGAGTGCTGCACGGTACATGTTAGATGAAGAGCACGATAGACTTCCAAACC GTTCTCAAGGAACCGGCTCTGCAACCACAGTTGCCACGCACTTGTCCCGGACATTCCCGAAGATTCAGCTACGTCTCCTAGTGGGAATTGGAGGTGGTGTGCCGAATGAGAAAAATGACATTCgacttggcgatgttgtcgtCAGCGCCCCGCGGGGAACATTGGGCGGCGTCGTTGAGTACGACTTGGGGAAGCAAACTCCTCTCGGATTCGAGAGGAAGGGATTTCTCTGCCCACCGCCAACTGAGTGGAGGGGCGTGATAACAACTATTAAATCCAATCATAGAACGAATTCGAACAGAATCAGCGAATTTCTCTCGGACATGTTCCAGAAATTCCCTCGGCTGGTAGAATATTGGCGCccccagccagacatggacatcttgTTCCAACCGGACTACCTGCACGATCGACAGGAGACAACGTGCGCCAATTGTGATAAAAGCAGAGTTGTCAACCGGCCGGAACGACAGGCGGACGAGCCAGTCATATTCTACGGCTTGATAGCATCAGGAAACC ACTCCGGTGGCGCTCTATGTTTCGAGATGGAAGCTGCGGGTCTGATGAATGATTTCCAGTGTATTGTCATTCGAGGCATAGCGGACTATTCCGACTCGCACAAAAATGATGTCTGGCATCCGTATGCGGCAGCGACAGCGGCAGCATTGGCGAAAGAGATCCTTTCCTATATGGATGCAGTTGGT ACAAATGAGCAGTTCTTTGAAATCGCCCGGCCAGCCAGTCATTTCACCGCCCAGCCGCGAATGGATCGTATCCGAAACCTCAATCCAAATATACCCGATGAACGGCAGAGGCTATATAAGTTGTTTCTCGAGTCCCTAGCACCAGGTAATCCAACTCAAGATGACACTTACGCCGCTGCAGCGAGGCATTTTAGTGAACACATGCTTTGGAGGTTCACACCAAGCGGCTCATGGAGACTCTGGATGCAAAAGTACATTCAAGGAGGATACCCCATAAATATTCGTGATTATGACGGCAAGGCACCTCTTCACCATGCCGTAGAAACACAGTATGAGCGGCGGGAAAAGGTACAAAGCCTGGTTCTGGCTGGAGCGGACTACGCCATGAAAGACTACATGGGACAGACGCCGGTTGATGCGGCAAGCCTAACTGACCAGTCTATATTTGCCTACTTATTGA CATCGTTGCCTCGCGATATTTCCTCGAATAACATCATTATTACGAAGCCCGAGACGGCTGATGACTTCAAGGGCGTgctcatcgaccttgaccAGGCGAAAGTGAGAGACAGTGGTCCAAGCGAGGCGCGACACCAGACCGGTACAATGCAGTTCATGGTGATCGAGGTGCTCCGCAAGGCCGATCACACCTACCGCCACGATCTGGAGTCGGTTCTTCTACGT CATGCAACCTATATTCCTTGCACCGTCCCGGCAACAAGCGATAAAATTCAGCGTCCGACTCCCTTGAATGGACATCGCGTTAGGGTTGGTGCCGTGGCGGGGTCGTTGAGCGCTCGCCACACTCCCCTTCTGTCTGCTGGCCACGGATGGGGCCGAATTCCTTCGTACTTAGGGCAGCGGAGGATGAGGTGA
- a CDS encoding transposase-like protein (similar to Beauveria bassiana ARSEF 2860 XP_008603539.1), with protein MSTPPFFRPYGMVERSTPPTTPSESLAPTSSTTSSVSTPTKTPDDEAATPSICDERRLPKSSQCAFPINWGSIRYDGKPLPSIRYRQPHKRTLNSKVQPSAIYKHGAQLTTDGDNKYWLCKYCHVRGHHHTALFSSESTTSIIYHLKNQHKSEEFGRSVFNDLQFKDHFTDWVIDLDLTFHQATHQRTHEIFANYMEDIGKILPKSPSTLGSWIGEKWVGDTGRRVWLKEKLQAALSKIHISTDARTSEEGTNYLAIVAHFLDVNYKLQTALLDLPPLKGPHSGENIARALSAVIDFYGISTVLGFYMMDNASSNDTCIQELAKKYPAIKPQSRLRCVGHMLNIIVKALLFGQGVSKLERQLRGASDEGRFEIWRKQSFVGKLHNFCVWINRSDQRRELLKQYVLTAYEEGSIETLYTRVLVDGGIRWNSAYAMIERALKLRHAIDLFFLNYNHNAIQNTPRLSIRAAAKIYMVPHSTLSARVKGIAARRDTMPPCRKLTNLEESTIVEYILDLDSRSFPPRLSGVQDMANRLLADRDAPPVGPRWASNFVKRHKELTTRFTRRYDYKRALCEDPILIRPWFELVRDTVAKYGILEEDFHNFDETGFMMGMISTTMVVTSSDRHANPTLAQPGDREWVSVIQSINSRGEAIPPFIIVAGQYHLANWYEDSALPKDWVISITQNGWTTNEKAVEWIKHFEKHTKPRSQGAYRLLIMDGHESHHSTEFELFCKDHKIITLWLMRGRITHITKADFLPAFCAAFKAAMTEKNIQGAFRGTGLIPFDPKSVLSRLDIRLRTPSPVEEAIELPQPWVPKTPNNPTEATSQTDYIKRRISRHQGSSPTSILVAMDQFAKGTCGLMHKIALLKAEVNQLQEANAILSKRRRARKTRLRKGGSMTIAEGQALQDQNDVDEQIKQEDRQTRGRKPRDERKGRRCCVCGKPGHNARTCRIDVETSNEEDTSED; from the exons ATGTCAACACCTCCATTCTTTCGGCCGTATGGAATGGTCGAAAGGTCCACTCCACCTACAACTCCCTCCGAATCACTCGCTCCTACGTCCAGCACGACCAGCTCTGTGTCAACCCCGACCAAGACCCCTGATGACGAAGCAGCTACACCATCCATTTGCGACGAAAGACGGCTACCAAAGAGCTCTCAATGTGCTTTCCCTATTAACTGGGGCAGCATTCGCTATGACGggaagccattgccatcaattCGATACCGCCAGCCTCATAAACGCACCCTCAATTCTAAGGTCCAGCCATCAGCAATCTACAAACATGGTGCTCAGCTGACAACTGATGGGGATAATAAATACTGGCTGTGCAAATATTGCCATGTGCGCGGCCACCACCACACTGCGCTGTTTTCCAGTGAAAGCACTACTAGCATCATATACCATCTGAAGAATCAGCATAAGTCGGAAGAGTTCGG ACGATCGGTATTCAACGACTTGCAATTCAAGGACCACTTCACCGACTGGGTGATCGACCTCGACCTCACATTCCATCAGGCAACACATCAACGCACTCATGAGATCTTTGCAAACTATATGGAagacattggcaagattCTACCGAAGAGCCCATCCACACTCGGTAGCTGGATCGGGGAGAAATGGGTGGGCGATACGGGGAGGCGTGTTTGGCTAAAGGAAAAGCTACAAGCTGCCTTAAGCAAAATCCACATATCCACGGACGCCCGGACATCCGAAGAAGGAACAAACTATTTAGCAATTGTTGCGCACTTCTTGGATGTAAATTATAAACTGCAAACAGCACTTCTGGACCTTCCACCTCTGAAAGGGCCTCACTCCGGCGAGAACATTGCGAGGGCACTGTCGGCAGTCATCGACTTTTACGGCATCTCTACTGTCCTAGGTTTCTATATGATGGATAACGCTAGCAGTAATGACACATGCATTCAGGAGCTGGCAAAGAAATACCCGGCAATCAAGCCGCAGAGTCGCCTTCGATGCGTTGGTCACATGTTGAATATCATCGTCAAGGCCCTCCTCTTTGGGCAAGGTGTGAGCAAGCTGGAACGGCAGCTGCGTGGCGCATCTGATGAGGGGCGTTTTGAGATATGGAGAAAGCAGAGCTTTGTTGGCAAGCTCCACAACTTCTGTGTGTGGATTAACAGGAGTGATCAGCGACGAGAGCTGTTGAAACAGTATGTGTTGACAGCGTACGAAGAAGGCAGCATCGAAACCCTCTATACTAGAGTGCTAGTTGATGGTGGTATCCGCTGGAACTCTGCGTATGCGATGATTGAAAGAGCCCTCAAACTTCGCCACGCCATCGatcttttcttcctcaactATAACCATAAC GCTATCCAAAATACCCCAAGACTAAGCATTCGAGCGGCTGCCAAAATCTATATGGTACCTCATAGTACACTCAGCGCTCGAGTTAAGGGAATCGCCGCACGACGCGATACTATGCCGCCTTGTCGGAAACTTacaaatctagaggaatcAACAATTGTTGAATATATtcttgacctagattcgcgatcatttcctccccggcttagtggtgtgcaagatatggcgaatcgacTGCTCGCGgatcgcgacgcgcctcCCGTGGGaccacgatgggcttcaaactttgtcaagcgccacaaagagcttactacgcgttttacgcgtagatATGACTATAAGAGAGCCTTGTGCGAAGATCCAATACTAATTCGGCCCTGGTTTGAGCTCGTGCGCGacacagtcgcgaaatacggcatcctAGAGGAGGATTTCCACAAttttgacgagactggctttatgatgggcatgatctcaaccaccatggttgttacaagctcagatagACATGCCAACCCAACCTTGGCTCAACCAGGTgatagagaatgggtttcgGTAATCcaatctattaattctcgAGGTGAGGCTATCCCGCCATTTATCATCGTTGCGGGGCAATATCATCTTGCgaactggtatgaagatagcgCGCTACCgaaggattgggttatctctataactcAGAATggctggactacaaatgagaaagccgtAGAATGGATTAAGCACTTCGAAAAGCACACTAAGCCGCGAAGTCAAGGTGCATATCGTCTTCTAATCATGGATGGGCATGAAAGCCACCACTCCACGGAATTCGAGCTATTCTGCAAGGACCataagattatcacgctCT ggtTAATGAGAGGGCGGATTACGCACATTACGAAGGCGGACTTCCTACCCGCATTTTGCGCTGCATTTAAAGCTGCAATGACGGAAAAGAATATCCAGGGAGCTTTTCGGGGTACAGGGCTTATTCCATTTGACCCAAAAAGTGTCTTGTCGCggctagatataaggctacGGACGCCATCGCCTGTTGAAGAGGCTATTGAGCTACCACAAccgtgggttccaaagaccccaaatAACCCAACGGAGGCGACTTCGCAGACTGattatattaaaagacgAATAAGCCGCCACCAAGGAAGttctccaacatcaattttagttgctatggatcaatttgcgaagggAACATGCGGACTTATGCACAAGATAGCCCTATTAAAGGCTGaggtcaaccaacttcaagAGGCCAATGCAATACTAAGCAAGCGGCGTAGAGCTAGAAAAACGCGTCTACGTAAAGGAGGTAGCATgactattgccgagggacaagctcttcaggaccagAATGACGTAGATgagcagataaagcaagaagatcgccaGACAAGAGGTCGCAAGCCGCGGGATGAGAGGAAGGGTCGGCGATGTTGTGTGTGCGGCAAGCCGGGCCATAATGCACGAACCTGTAGGATTGATGTGGAAACATCTAATGAAGAGGATACAAGtgaagattaa
- a CDS encoding zinc finger domain-containing protein (similar to Metarhizium robertsii ARSEF 23 XP_007816787.1) translates to MTAKMSDASVSMGDSTCQMSEPDSSQLPDISCTGSPESEATFASTPSGRGSKKRTQTATETWAHAKKLKLDEQVRRNRAGNKIWVCGKCPWESASLTSARNHLNPRHGVRIKAQQRQVVRKGQAKLEQIFQRQGQRSQAAANERDRGMLSKAINQTAFDESLLQLIINNNLPHKAVEYPELYSLIMSVNYMAADVYLKSRAAIPRKIEHAFLQGKDEIKQHLQRALSEIHLSCDVWTTEHKKKAFLALVAHFVDAGGKSRKALLGLPRLRGSHGGQHQTEHVNRIIDWYGIAHKLGYYIGDNHGSNDNCCPELSLIRCSSAVA, encoded by the coding sequence ATGACAGCGAAGATGAGCGATGCCAGTGTAAGCATGGGTGACTCCACATGCCAGATGTCTGAGCCCGATTCCAGTCAGCTTCCGGACATTTCTTGCACCGGCAGCCCCGAGTCCGAAGCGACTTTTGCCAGTACCCCTTCCGGCCGCGGATCTAAGAAACGTACCCAAACGGCGACAGAGACTTGGGCTCATGCAaagaagttgaagctggatGAACAAGTTAGGCGTAACCGAGCTGGCAACAAGATATGGGTTTGCGGCAAATGCCCATGGGAGTCCGCGTCCCTGACCTCTGCCCGAAATCATCTCAATCCACGGCATGGTGTTAGGATTAAAGCGCAGCAGCGGCAGGTTGTAAGGAAAGGACAGGCCAAGCTTGAGCAGATCTTTCAACGCCAAGGACAAAGGAGCCAAGCAGCAGCTAATGAACGGGACAGAGGCATGCTGAGCAAGGCCATTAACCAGACAGCATTCGACGAGTCACTACTTCAGCTTATTATCAATAACAACCTGCCGCACAAGGCAGTGGAGTACCCGGAACTGTACTCTTTGATCATGAGCGTCAACTACATGGCAGCAGATGTCTACCTCAAATCTCGAGCCGCAATACCGAGAAAAATTGAACATGCTTTCCTCCAAGGAAAAGACGAGATCAAACAGCATCTTCAAAGGGCACTTTCCGAGATACATCTCTCATGCGATGTCTGGACGACCGAGCATAAGAAGAAGGCCTTTTTGGCCCTTGTTGCGCACTTTGTTGATGCCGGAGGCAAGAGCCGCAAGGCACTGTTAGGCCTGCCGCGCCTGCGAGGCAGCCACGGCGGCCAGCACCAAACCGAGCATGTCAATAGGATAATTGATTGGTATGGAATTGCACATAAGCTCGGCTATTACATTGGTGATAACCACGGATCGAATGACAATTGTTGTCCGGAATTGAGTCTCATCAGGTGCAGTTCGGCAGTTGCATGA